The genomic region GACGATATTGCGCAAGAAATGCACTTCGCCGGCAGTTAGCGGGCGGACTTCCGGAAATTCAGGCTGGGCCGCCATCGCAATGAGCCATTCAATTTCTACATGGGTCCGGTATTTCAGTAATGCCCACTCCGAGAAAAAATCACCTAATGGTTTTGTAATGGCTCCATAACGTCCGTCAAGCGGACTTAACGATTTAATAGTCATCAATATCCCTCTCTACTATATAATAATATACATAAAAATATCGTGCGTTAAAGTCATGCACATTATGCTTTTTGATTTTGCCAATACTATTTTACCATTATTGTTAAGTTGTGGCTATGGGGGAAAGTACTTCTGTTGATTTTTGTCGATCAAATAAAGGGGATGAATGGAAGGGCTTAAGAAATACAAGGTGAAATTTTCCTGGCTTTTAATTTACATGTCTTTTAGTAAGTAGTATAATCCTATTGTTAACCTACTTGGTTTATTTTGGTTAACAATAGGATTATATTGCTATGGAGCCGGGAATGATAGCTAAAATTTAATGTAAGTATTACATTTTGGTATGAAAGTAAAGAAAGTCATTACTCAGGGCAGAGGCAACGAAATTGTTAAAAGTAAGGAGGAATAAAAGGTGAGAGAGAATGTCCGCTGGATGACAGAGGTTGCCCTATTGGCCGCATTTTTATCTGTTGCCGGTGCTTTTAAACTTCCCGGATTATTACCGGGGACAGAGTTTCAATTGTCGGCTCCACTGGCAGTTGCTATTTGTGCTGTATTTGGTTTTGCTAAATATATTACCGCCGGTTTGTTGTCGAGCATGGCAGGGCTGATGCTCGGAACGCAGTCTGTATGGAATGTAGGCATAGCGCTTATTTTCAGGTGTGTTGTCGGTGCCGTTTTTGTATTAGGGGGGAACCGGTGGTTGACAGTTGTACTAGCTGGGCCAATTGCAACAATCACGTCTAGACTAGTTGTGGGGGGAATCCTGGGAAATATGGCAATACCTTTTATGCTGGCGGCAGTACCTGGCATAATATACACAGCCATAACTGTCTGGCCATTGACTATATTATTAAAACGGATAACGGAGAGAGGAAAGAAGGCGATCGTGTATGTTGTACAGCGTTAGAATGCGAGCTGCCGAAGGCGGTTCGCATGAGCAGGGGGGCAAGCATATTTCCGGAGCGGAGAAGCTAATTCAACGGGATTCTCTAACAGAAACGGCGACGAATATGCTTGTCCGTGCGCTGGAACATAGTCGGGGTAGTGCTGATTTTATTAATTTAACAGTTGAGGCCGTTTCCTTACATTCAGTTCAACGGACCAAATGTTTACCAATCCGGTCAGTTTACACTGAAAACCCGGATGAGGGACGGAAAAGGGCTTGCGAGACCCTCATTGCCTCTGGCGTTTCGCCGGAAGCCGCTAAGGCGGGCATCGGGTGTTTGACGGATTTGCCTGTTAGTCTGAGAGGCGCGATGCTGGTGGATGCGCAAACCGGCAAACGTCTTGATCCACTACTCTTACGGGGGGTACGGGTTTCGCGTATGGATGTGGAAAATGAAGCGGCTTATAAAAAATGGTTGCAGCAGCAAGGCTATTGTAATATTCACATTCGGGAAGCGGTTGTTTTGGCATCTAAGGTTATGGCCGCATCGGGAATGGTTGCGGAATTATGTTGGTCTGACGATCCGGAATATACGGCCGGCTATGTGGCGACATCCGGTCAATATACCCGGTTTACCCAGCTAAAGCCGGCAGGAAGCGAGATAGGAGGGCGCGTGTTTTTTGTGAAAGCCGGCACGGATATAAACTCGCTTATTACATTTTTGGAAAATACACCAGTACTTATTGAAGTGCCGGTTAAGGAGGGCCATTAGTGGATTGGCTGCAAGAAAAACTTGAAATAATAAAATCCCGCAATTTGTACCGGCGTGCAGCAAGCTATCACGCCATTAGCTCCACTCGGGTAGAAAATTCTGGAAGAACATTTTGCCTTTTCGCTTCTAATGATTATTTAGGCATGACCCATGATCCAGTAGTTCAGCAGGCCGCTATGCAGGCGGCTAAATTGTATGGAACCGGTGCGGGAGGAGCAAGACTTACGACGGGCACTTACCCTCTTTTGGAGCAGTTGGAAAAGGAACTGGCTATTTTTAAAGAAACTCAAGCATCACTGCTGTTTAATACCGGCTATATGGCTAATATAGGAGTTATTAGTAGTTTGGCCGGTCCGGAAGATGTAATTTTTAGCGATCAGCTAAATCATGCAAGTATTATTGACGGTTGCCGGTTATCACGGGCAAAAACTGTTATATACCGTCATAAGGATATGGAAGATCTGTACCGGTTATTGAAGGATACCCCCTGTACAGGTAACCGGTTTATCATAACCGACGGTGTATTTAGTATGGATGGAGATATTGCGCCACTAAATTATATTGTGGATTTGGCCCAAAGCTGTGGAGCTATAGTTATGGTTGATGATGCGCATGCAACTGGAGTTCTTGGAGCCGGAGGAAAAGGAAGTGCTTCCTATTTCGGCCTTACAGGGCAGGTTCATATCCAAATTGGTACACTTAGCAAGGCTTTTGGCGCAGAAGGCGGTTTTGTAGCCGGATCGAGCTTGCTGATTGAGTATATAAAAAATACGGCCCGCAGTTTTATTTTTTCAACAGCCCCGGCACCTGCTGCGATGGGCGGAGCTTTGGCTGCGCTACGCCGGCTTGTTGCTGAGCCTCAATTGGTTGAACGACTGTTTGCTAATGCCAAGTATGTAAGAGAAGGTCTGCGGGAAGCCGGTGTTCCCATTGATACCGGTACGACACCCATTATTCCTATTATGATCGGTGAAGCAGAAAAAGCGGTTTGGCTCATGAATAAGCTAAAGAGCAGTGGCATTATTGTAACGGCCATCCGTCCTCCTAGTGTTCCGGATGGCACAAGCCGGTTGCGATTAACAGTAAGTGCCGTCCATGAGAGGAACCAATTATCCAAGGCTGTCGAGAGCATCAAGGCAGCTTACAGAAAAATGAATAAGTGAGGGGAAAGTATGGG from Propionispora vibrioides harbors:
- a CDS encoding 6-carboxyhexanoate--CoA ligase; amino-acid sequence: MLYSVRMRAAEGGSHEQGGKHISGAEKLIQRDSLTETATNMLVRALEHSRGSADFINLTVEAVSLHSVQRTKCLPIRSVYTENPDEGRKRACETLIASGVSPEAAKAGIGCLTDLPVSLRGAMLVDAQTGKRLDPLLLRGVRVSRMDVENEAAYKKWLQQQGYCNIHIREAVVLASKVMAASGMVAELCWSDDPEYTAGYVATSGQYTRFTQLKPAGSEIGGRVFFVKAGTDINSLITFLENTPVLIEVPVKEGH
- the bioF gene encoding 8-amino-7-oxononanoate synthase produces the protein MDWLQEKLEIIKSRNLYRRAASYHAISSTRVENSGRTFCLFASNDYLGMTHDPVVQQAAMQAAKLYGTGAGGARLTTGTYPLLEQLEKELAIFKETQASLLFNTGYMANIGVISSLAGPEDVIFSDQLNHASIIDGCRLSRAKTVIYRHKDMEDLYRLLKDTPCTGNRFIITDGVFSMDGDIAPLNYIVDLAQSCGAIVMVDDAHATGVLGAGGKGSASYFGLTGQVHIQIGTLSKAFGAEGGFVAGSSLLIEYIKNTARSFIFSTAPAPAAMGGALAALRRLVAEPQLVERLFANAKYVREGLREAGVPIDTGTTPIIPIMIGEAEKAVWLMNKLKSSGIIVTAIRPPSVPDGTSRLRLTVSAVHERNQLSKAVESIKAAYRKMNK